Proteins encoded by one window of Candidatus Odinarchaeum yellowstonii:
- a CDS encoding ACT domain-containing protein: protein MIVVELSDRPGQLARIITPLAECGCNILNIHHVREIDREDMARVEISFEADNRVNVDTVVESLRKEGLTIISYSPNIQTFRETVILIGHVFTTDITDTIIQIANSGIQVASVDARITLIEEVSSVKMVLQSNSEDKLSKGIELLKQICKKKNLYLIRSVRE from the coding sequence ATGATCGTAGTAGAATTATCTGATCGACCTGGGCAGCTTGCCCGTATAATCACGCCTTTAGCGGAGTGCGGGTGTAACATTTTAAACATACACCATGTTAGAGAAATCGATAGAGAGGATATGGCTAGAGTGGAGATTTCTTTTGAAGCTGATAACAGAGTAAACGTTGACACTGTTGTAGAATCTCTGAGGAAAGAAGGTTTGACGATAATAAGCTACAGTCCTAATATTCAAACTTTCAGAGAAACTGTTATTCTAATAGGGCATGTTTTCACAACGGATATTACTGATACTATTATTCAAATCGCTAACAGCGGGATACAAGTGGCTAGCGTAGACGCCCGCATCACTTTAATAGAGGAGGTTTCATCCGTTAAAATGGTGCTGCAGAGTAACTCTGAGGATAAGCTTAGCAAAGGGATTGAGCTTTTAAAGCAAATATGTAAGAAGAAAAACTTGTATCTAATTAGGAGTGTTAGAGAATGA
- a CDS encoding homoserine dehydrogenase: MRIAVIGFGTVSKSLLRVLVDKSKMILNDYGVEIKTVGVFKRDGAFINNNGLDLERILSSESYRVEADWVDVADFNKIADELKCECAVELTPTNVETGEPGLSHIKTALQHGMDVVTANKGPLALYYPELMDLANQVKRRILFEATVAGAIPLFNLVRNNLRANRILSVKGILNGTTNYILSRMTSEKLPFKIVLKEAQKLGFAEADPSYDVDGIDAAAKLVILSNALLKQECRFKDVKRQGIRDITPEAIELARKDGFLIKHLATNEDGVLEVAPRLVEIGSSFAVSGSLNVVKLQTDLAKDLTLIGRGAGGVETASSVLNDILELAILRR, translated from the coding sequence ATGAGAATCGCGGTTATAGGGTTCGGAACAGTTTCAAAATCTCTTTTAAGAGTTCTAGTGGATAAATCTAAGATGATCTTAAACGATTATGGTGTTGAAATAAAAACTGTAGGTGTCTTTAAAAGAGATGGCGCGTTCATTAATAATAACGGGTTAGATTTAGAGAGAATCCTCAGCTCAGAGAGCTATAGGGTTGAAGCGGACTGGGTTGATGTCGCTGATTTTAATAAAATCGCCGACGAGTTAAAATGTGAATGCGCTGTGGAATTGACTCCAACAAACGTTGAAACAGGGGAGCCTGGTTTATCACATATAAAAACAGCTTTACAACATGGAATGGATGTCGTCACAGCTAATAAGGGTCCTTTAGCGTTATATTATCCCGAATTAATGGATCTCGCTAACCAGGTGAAAAGAAGAATATTATTCGAAGCCACTGTAGCAGGGGCAATTCCGCTTTTTAATCTAGTTAGAAATAATCTGCGGGCTAATAGAATACTCTCTGTTAAAGGTATTTTAAACGGAACCACTAATTATATACTCTCTAGGATGACTAGCGAGAAGCTACCGTTTAAAATTGTTTTAAAAGAGGCTCAGAAACTAGGGTTCGCGGAAGCGGACCCCTCTTACGACGTTGACGGAATTGACGCCGCCGCTAAACTAGTCATATTATCTAATGCATTATTAAAACAGGAATGTAGATTTAAAGACGTTAAACGGCAGGGTATAAGAGATATAACCCCGGAGGCGATTGAACTAGCTCGTAAAGATGGTTTCCTGATTAAACATTTAGCTACAAACGAGGATGGTGTATTAGAAGTAGCCCCTCGGCTTGTAGAAATAGGTTCATCTTTTGCTGTGAGCGGATCGTTGAACGTTGTTAAACTTCAAACAGATCTTGCGAAAGACTTAACTTTAATTGGGCGAGGCGCCGGTGGAGTTGAAACAGCCAGCTCAGTTTTAAACGACATACTAGAGTTGGCGATTCTTAGAAGATAG
- a CDS encoding GTP-binding protein: MSPSKYVFKIILVGNGRVGKTSLLLRFTENKFSAEYKKTLGTDFAVKNVVVNGEEVKLQIWDLGGQELFRDLRRAFYPGAKAALIVYDVTNRRSFESVPAWHADIISALKKIPVIVVGNKIDLPREVSYEEAKKLCDRLEVEYIETSAKLDQNVADTFMKIASNAVAAAKGVTPSVKTAVPVVESASTISKPVLTMPKVFEQPKTVSSKVYNFYQWFDKNTPSLNSIAEDLLTLSIVDEIERFSKMEGILFRVLDTNNLNYSLEANNTCLKIYHDSQKPVLNIILDLNLNNVEYFKKCLITLTLAAVALKRYNLTDSVNYYIIFGDYLKEDETYLAEITKRADYTIMLVEREFDSIGIIPKRTLTYTISFTGDKRHLNPNILNNALLKYTAKLFKESGEPLEEFDITNSKINVNAINSFNPDTSSSSITVDFSVNYVESHEKIKQLLRGLKQAITSEDNSIDVNVIESAEKLSPMITNEAPLLLVLRDVIYYNLERLVKITYEEPYSSIAKISSMPKPLILLGFSKIPFTNTSEVFSDFILPAKILAGAIVDLSSLE; the protein is encoded by the coding sequence TTGTCTCCTTCAAAGTATGTTTTTAAAATAATCTTAGTAGGTAACGGCAGAGTTGGCAAGACTTCTCTTCTTTTAAGATTTACTGAAAATAAGTTCAGCGCAGAGTATAAGAAAACGTTAGGAACAGATTTCGCTGTTAAAAACGTTGTTGTTAACGGTGAGGAGGTTAAGCTTCAAATCTGGGATTTAGGCGGCCAGGAGCTTTTCCGTGATCTACGCCGAGCATTTTATCCAGGAGCTAAGGCGGCTTTAATAGTATATGATGTAACTAATCGGCGCTCTTTCGAAAGCGTTCCAGCTTGGCATGCTGATATAATCTCAGCTCTTAAAAAAATCCCTGTTATCGTTGTAGGGAATAAAATCGATTTACCTAGAGAGGTTTCATACGAGGAGGCTAAGAAGCTCTGTGACCGTCTTGAGGTCGAGTATATTGAGACAAGCGCTAAACTAGACCAGAATGTAGCTGATACTTTTATGAAAATAGCTTCAAACGCTGTCGCAGCAGCTAAAGGTGTAACGCCGAGTGTTAAAACCGCTGTGCCTGTAGTTGAATCAGCTTCAACTATTAGTAAACCTGTTTTAACCATGCCTAAAGTATTCGAGCAGCCTAAAACTGTTTCAAGTAAAGTTTATAACTTCTACCAGTGGTTTGATAAAAACACACCGTCACTCAACTCAATAGCTGAAGACTTGCTAACTCTCAGCATAGTAGATGAAATAGAAAGGTTCTCTAAGATGGAGGGGATTCTTTTTAGAGTACTTGACACTAATAACTTAAACTACTCTTTAGAAGCGAATAATACTTGTTTAAAAATATATCATGATTCTCAAAAACCAGTGTTGAATATTATCCTAGATTTAAATCTTAATAATGTTGAATACTTTAAAAAATGTTTAATCACTTTAACGTTAGCCGCTGTTGCTTTAAAAAGATATAATCTGACTGATAGTGTTAACTACTATATAATATTCGGAGACTACTTGAAAGAAGATGAAACCTATTTAGCTGAAATCACTAAGAGAGCGGATTACACGATTATGCTAGTTGAACGAGAATTCGACTCTATAGGAATAATCCCTAAGCGAACTCTCACTTATACTATAAGCTTTACAGGAGATAAAAGACACCTAAACCCTAATATTTTAAACAATGCTCTCTTAAAATATACAGCTAAACTTTTTAAAGAATCCGGTGAGCCTTTAGAAGAATTCGATATAACTAATTCAAAAATTAATGTCAACGCGATAAACAGTTTTAACCCTGACACCTCCTCATCTTCTATAACTGTTGATTTCTCAGTGAATTATGTTGAAAGCCATGAAAAAATTAAACAACTTTTACGGGGGCTTAAACAAGCGATCACCTCTGAAGATAATTCGATCGATGTGAATGTAATTGAAAGCGCAGAGAAACTGTCGCCGATGATAACTAATGAAGCTCCTCTGCTGCTAGTTTTAAGAGATGTAATATACTATAATCTAGAGCGTCTTGTTAAAATAACTTATGAAGAACCTTACAGCTCTATCGCAAAGATTTCATCTATGCCTAAACCACTTATTCTATTAGGCTTCAGCAAAATTCCTTTTACAAACACCAGTGAAGTTTTCAGCGACTTTATATTACCAGCTAAAATTTTAGCCGGCGCAATAGTGGATTTATCAAGCTTAGAATAG
- a CDS encoding NAD(P)H-hydrate dehydratase, translating to METITPVEMRELELNSAYIGLTPLMLMENAGRAAYEEIKRRFNVNNSRIIVFCGTGNNGGDGFVVARQLSTHTIVDLVLLGLPERISRREAKINWEIVEKIYQRIRTHIISSTDDLQQIQSIVKSADIIVDAILGTGVKGPLREPLKTAIKMINEAKAKKISIDIPSGMDPGTGEIAGLAVKPDLTITFHKAKKGFLGREKDLGELVVTSISIPREVEHIIGPGDVITSLKRRFFENRKGDFGKLLVIGGSDKYHGAPILSAMSSIRAGVDLVIISTPELIANTIRAHTPNFIVRDYPGRYLTLDSVKYISDLINWADAIVLGPGLGVESETKEAVCKLFTLIKEANKPLVVDADALKVLAENPRILAGSPAVATPHRGEFKLLTGLEIKSSADILDNINEILSKISEFDITFAVKGAVDLVAYKNMFKLDLLGNPGMTVGGIGDVLTGVLGCFLSQGVEPFKAACAAVFITGLSGNLIAEKKGYHFTSAELIEYIPEALEEISAFENNLNISPVDKRVYEVLKSRKNETL from the coding sequence ATGGAGACTATAACACCTGTTGAAATGAGAGAATTAGAGTTAAACAGTGCATACATCGGTTTAACACCTTTAATGCTGATGGAGAACGCGGGTCGGGCTGCTTACGAAGAAATTAAGAGAAGATTTAACGTTAATAATAGCCGGATAATAGTATTCTGCGGAACAGGGAATAACGGCGGAGACGGCTTCGTAGTCGCACGTCAACTCTCAACCCATACAATAGTAGACTTGGTGCTTCTAGGCTTACCTGAGAGAATATCTCGAAGAGAAGCTAAAATAAACTGGGAGATTGTTGAAAAAATCTATCAGAGAATTAGAACCCACATAATTTCTTCAACCGATGATTTGCAGCAAATCCAATCCATTGTTAAAAGCGCTGATATAATAGTTGACGCTATTCTGGGCACAGGTGTGAAGGGCCCACTCAGAGAGCCTTTAAAGACCGCTATAAAAATGATAAACGAGGCGAAAGCGAAAAAGATATCCATAGATATACCTTCTGGTATGGATCCTGGAACAGGTGAAATAGCTGGGCTTGCTGTTAAACCGGATTTAACGATAACTTTTCATAAAGCTAAGAAAGGTTTTCTAGGAAGAGAGAAAGATTTAGGTGAACTTGTAGTAACTTCTATAAGCATCCCTAGAGAGGTTGAGCATATAATAGGCCCCGGGGATGTTATAACATCATTGAAGAGAAGATTTTTCGAAAACAGAAAAGGAGACTTCGGTAAACTATTGGTTATCGGTGGAAGCGATAAATACCACGGCGCTCCAATACTATCAGCTATGTCCTCTATTCGTGCCGGTGTGGATCTTGTAATAATCTCAACGCCTGAACTCATCGCTAACACTATAAGAGCTCACACCCCGAATTTTATCGTGAGAGATTACCCTGGCAGATATCTTACACTTGATTCAGTGAAATATATATCTGATTTAATAAACTGGGCTGATGCGATAGTTTTAGGTCCAGGGCTAGGGGTTGAATCGGAAACAAAAGAAGCTGTTTGTAAATTGTTCACGTTAATAAAAGAAGCTAATAAACCGTTAGTGGTCGACGCAGACGCTTTGAAAGTTTTAGCAGAGAATCCACGGATATTAGCTGGATCACCGGCTGTCGCTACACCTCATAGAGGCGAGTTTAAGCTTCTAACAGGTTTAGAGATTAAATCAAGCGCTGATATACTAGATAATATAAATGAGATTCTTTCAAAGATTAGTGAATTTGATATAACGTTCGCTGTTAAAGGAGCGGTAGACTTGGTCGCTTATAAAAACATGTTTAAACTAGATCTTTTAGGAAACCCGGGTATGACGGTGGGCGGGATCGGAGATGTACTTACGGGGGTATTAGGTTGTTTTCTATCACAAGGTGTTGAACCTTTCAAAGCAGCTTGCGCCGCTGTATTCATAACCGGTTTATCCGGAAATCTCATAGCTGAAAAGAAAGGATATCACTTCACATCCGCTGAATTAATAGAATATATCCCTGAGGCTTTAGAAGAGATCTCAGCATTTGAGAACAATTTAAATATTTCACCGGTAGATAAAAGAGTTTACGAGGTGTTGAAATCTAGAAAAAATGAAACACTTTAA
- a CDS encoding roadblock/LC7 domain-containing protein, with protein MASGISKDKATALAKHLSEIAMKTDLEALAVVTREGVRLAFKVVGSKQVDPDLMSAISAAMLHVGESAVEKMGLKELWEVIITGEEGYIVLSGAGKLVLIGAGSSLKTLTTTVSVFRSYSRRIADLFPLND; from the coding sequence ATGGCGAGTGGGATAAGTAAAGATAAAGCTACAGCTTTAGCTAAACACTTAAGTGAAATAGCTATGAAAACTGATCTTGAAGCCTTAGCTGTTGTAACACGTGAAGGTGTTCGACTAGCGTTTAAAGTAGTAGGCTCTAAGCAAGTTGACCCGGATCTTATGTCAGCTATATCCGCGGCTATGTTGCATGTAGGTGAGAGCGCTGTTGAAAAAATGGGTTTAAAGGAGCTCTGGGAGGTTATAATCACCGGCGAGGAAGGTTATATAGTTTTATCCGGGGCTGGTAAACTTGTTTTAATAGGGGCTGGTTCAAGTCTGAAAACGTTAACTACCACAGTATCTGTTTTCAGATCTTATTCTAGGAGGATAGCCGATTTATTCCCTTTAAACGACTAA
- the glmM gene encoding phosphoglucosamine mutase — protein MTGRLFGTTGVRGIFNKNFDANTALKLGYSLATRLKSGRILIGKDTRTAANITESALIAGILSCGCDVYRLGVVPTPTLAYLTKKFRYDAGVMVTASHNPPEYIGVKFWSNTGQGYSRIEEEEIEKIYWEEKFKKTDWSNVGKIYDITQPEKYHVQDILSLIDSQKIREREFKIILDIGNGAAYSIAPLLARELNCTTTTLNSQPDGFFPGRPSAPTKNSLTTLTKIMSGGGYDLAAAFDGDADRIVFIDEEGSLIPGDVLLIALSRYLLKNKKTGLIATTIESSIAVEEYVKAAGGKVIWTPVGDINISVAVKESNAILGGEECGVYIWPDFHLGPDSFLTLARVLEILAKEKITLKQFIKDIHTYPVIRETVECIDERKKEVMASLEKNFLNIDGVRDVSRIDGLNIIGEWGRILIRPSGTEPLIRVTAEGRDISKCEENVSKIRELIKNCLVV, from the coding sequence TTGACGGGGAGACTTTTCGGAACCACCGGGGTTAGAGGGATTTTTAACAAAAACTTCGACGCGAATACAGCTCTAAAACTAGGCTACTCTCTAGCTACAAGACTTAAAAGCGGGCGAATACTTATAGGAAAAGATACTAGAACAGCGGCTAATATAACTGAATCAGCTTTAATAGCGGGTATCTTAAGCTGCGGATGCGACGTATACAGACTCGGTGTTGTTCCCACTCCTACACTAGCCTATCTTACAAAAAAATTTAGATACGACGCAGGTGTAATGGTGACCGCTTCACATAATCCACCAGAGTATATAGGAGTGAAATTCTGGAGTAATACCGGTCAAGGCTACAGTCGAATTGAAGAAGAAGAGATTGAGAAAATATACTGGGAGGAAAAATTTAAAAAAACAGATTGGAGTAATGTTGGAAAAATATATGACATTACTCAACCTGAAAAATACCATGTTCAAGATATACTCAGCTTAATCGACAGCCAAAAAATAAGGGAGAGAGAATTCAAGATTATCTTAGATATAGGAAACGGTGCAGCTTACTCAATAGCACCATTATTAGCAAGAGAGTTAAACTGCACCACTACAACGTTAAACAGTCAACCTGACGGTTTCTTCCCTGGACGGCCTTCAGCCCCAACTAAAAACAGTCTAACCACACTGACGAAAATCATGAGCGGCGGGGGCTATGATCTAGCAGCTGCATTCGACGGAGACGCTGATCGAATAGTCTTTATAGATGAAGAAGGCTCGCTTATACCCGGCGACGTATTATTAATTGCGTTAAGCAGATACTTATTGAAGAATAAAAAAACTGGTTTAATCGCGACCACTATTGAAAGCAGTATCGCAGTTGAAGAGTATGTTAAAGCGGCTGGGGGAAAAGTGATCTGGACCCCTGTAGGAGATATAAATATAAGTGTTGCTGTAAAGGAGAGTAACGCTATTTTAGGAGGAGAAGAATGCGGAGTATATATATGGCCGGATTTCCATTTAGGTCCAGATAGCTTTCTAACGCTAGCGCGCGTGCTTGAAATTTTAGCTAAAGAAAAAATTACTTTAAAACAGTTTATAAAGGATATTCACACATACCCTGTTATTAGAGAAACAGTTGAATGCATTGATGAGAGAAAAAAAGAGGTTATGGCAAGTCTCGAGAAAAACTTTTTAAATATTGATGGAGTTCGAGACGTTAGCAGAATAGATGGTTTAAATATTATCGGTGAGTGGGGTAGAATTTTAATAAGACCCTCTGGAACTGAGCCTCTTATCAGAGTGACTGCTGAAGGTAGAGATATAAGTAAATGCGAGGAGAATGTCTCAAAAATTCGAGAGTTAATTAAAAATTGTTTAGTCGTTTAA
- the npdG gene encoding NADPH-dependent F420 reductase, with the protein MRTVKDIMIKNFNVVTLGDSIACAYQKMKASNIDTTIVLDKKAQCVGLITIWDLLKAKALSYPFDTTPVEEIMSFPVVTITEDSSIEESISLMMNNRIKNVVVVDSDQRVVGLISAKAIVECEECIVNNKISCTIGRPYKIAIIGGTGKQGRGLALRWGKGGHHILIGSRSLENAKKIAEQLRGNLNSIGVEPKIEAGLNSEVVKDAEIIVLTIPYQSIEELILSIKDGLHEGQIIISPVVPLKMSDGGEMGIERHRISAAEKVYLMTKPLGPETVAAFHTIPAANLSRIEFPLNFDVVVAGNDAKSKKVVMKLISQIPNLRPLDGGSLKNAETLEYLTSLAINIGRKYKKPTIGLKFI; encoded by the coding sequence ATGAGGACTGTTAAAGATATAATGATTAAAAATTTTAACGTGGTTACTCTAGGAGACAGTATCGCATGCGCATATCAGAAGATGAAAGCATCTAATATTGATACAACAATCGTATTAGATAAGAAAGCTCAATGTGTTGGTTTAATCACAATATGGGATCTTCTGAAAGCTAAGGCTCTAAGCTACCCTTTTGATACCACCCCAGTAGAGGAGATAATGTCCTTCCCCGTTGTCACGATCACAGAGGATAGTTCAATAGAGGAAAGTATAAGTTTAATGATGAATAATAGGATTAAAAATGTGGTCGTAGTTGATAGCGATCAACGTGTAGTGGGCTTAATATCCGCTAAAGCTATAGTTGAATGCGAGGAGTGTATTGTAAACAATAAAATCAGCTGTACTATTGGCAGACCTTATAAAATAGCGATCATAGGTGGGACAGGTAAACAAGGTAGGGGTCTAGCTTTAAGATGGGGTAAAGGTGGGCATCATATATTAATAGGTTCCAGAAGCCTTGAAAACGCCAAGAAGATTGCTGAACAACTAAGAGGGAATCTAAATTCTATAGGCGTTGAGCCTAAAATTGAAGCAGGCTTGAATAGTGAGGTTGTTAAAGACGCGGAAATAATAGTTTTAACCATCCCATATCAATCTATAGAAGAACTTATTTTATCTATAAAAGACGGTTTACATGAAGGGCAAATAATTATAAGCCCTGTAGTTCCTTTGAAAATGAGCGACGGTGGAGAGATGGGTATAGAGAGGCATAGGATCTCCGCGGCGGAAAAGGTTTATTTAATGACTAAACCTTTAGGACCTGAAACAGTGGCTGCATTCCACACAATACCTGCAGCTAATCTATCTAGAATAGAATTCCCGCTTAACTTCGACGTCGTTGTTGCTGGAAACGATGCGAAGTCTAAGAAAGTGGTTATGAAGCTTATATCTCAGATCCCTAATCTAAGACCATTAGACGGCGGTTCTCTCAAAAATGCGGAGACATTAGAATACCTTACATCGCTTGCAATAAACATAGGGAGAAAATATAAGAAGCCCACTATTGGATTGAAATTTATTTAA
- the leuS gene encoding leucine--tRNA ligase, giving the protein MEQSWSAIEEKWQTKWREAKIFEADPSDKPKVFVTFPYAYLNGPLHLGHAYTCLKVDIYARFKRMQGYNVLFPFAFHATGEPIAGVAERVRKNDEKQIKILIESGVPPHDIKKFSDPEYIVEYYRVDGVKAFNRIGFSIDWRRQFTTITREYNKFIEWQYYTLKDKGYVQKGTHPVVWCPSCRSPTGDHDRLIGEGVSPIDYILLKFKFEDSWLVMATLRPETIFGVVNVWVNPDADYVKAEVNGEKWVMSKEAVIKFIEQKKRVKVIEEFKGVKLLGKYCIVPLTNRRVPILPAYFVDPNNASGVVMSVPSHAPYDWLGLLDLKNNPSLLEKYGLNSKILEGIKPISLIKTPGLGEHPAVDIVAEMKIKDQKDPKAEEATKIIYKKEFHQGVLRENTGKYSGIPVRDIKEKLTADLINNNIADIMWETADRVICRCNTPCIVKILEDQWFLTYSDPEWKKIAHEVLDNAIVLPAEAKTSFEYTIDWLTDKACARRTGLGTKLPWDKEWIVETLSDSTIYMAFYTIAKYINDGRIKAEYLTREFFDYVFLSKGDPDKLSETLKLDKEIIEEVKKEFEYWYPVDLRNSAKELVYNHFTFFLFHHGAIFPKKHWPRILGVNGMINIEGQKMSKSKGIFISINDAVTKFGADPTRLELAYASEGLADADWRTADVIGLRNKIISVFHMLKNIDDNLDERVELVDKWLESRVNLAIKKTTEHYERLENRSAIQEAFFNLQNDLKWYLRRKIKPSSVFRKAAEVMVKLVAPVIPHFSEELWSCWGKTGFISLEKWPECEEDKINEEYNVWEEYLQTLLADIREIIKVNKLSNPTKIKFFIAHQWKYEIYSEAQKKPANLFETIMKQEKYRKYGKDVVNYLKKLQRTSIIQVKIDREKEIAVLNDAAWFIKKELGVETVEIISQNAEEHPKSKIAEPLKPGILIE; this is encoded by the coding sequence ATGGAGCAATCCTGGTCAGCTATAGAAGAGAAATGGCAGACTAAATGGCGAGAAGCAAAGATTTTCGAAGCGGATCCCTCAGATAAACCTAAAGTTTTTGTAACTTTCCCATATGCCTATTTAAACGGGCCGCTCCACTTAGGTCATGCCTATACGTGTCTTAAAGTAGATATATACGCTCGTTTTAAAAGAATGCAAGGCTATAATGTCTTATTTCCCTTCGCATTTCATGCAACAGGGGAGCCGATAGCCGGCGTAGCTGAAAGAGTTAGAAAAAACGATGAAAAACAGATTAAAATATTAATAGAAAGCGGTGTGCCACCTCACGATATAAAAAAATTCAGCGACCCTGAATACATAGTAGAATATTATCGAGTAGATGGGGTAAAAGCCTTTAATAGAATAGGTTTTTCTATAGACTGGAGGAGGCAGTTTACCACTATAACCAGAGAGTATAATAAGTTTATAGAATGGCAGTATTATACACTTAAAGATAAAGGATATGTTCAGAAGGGGACACATCCTGTAGTATGGTGCCCCTCTTGTAGAAGCCCAACAGGGGACCATGATAGATTAATCGGTGAAGGAGTCTCCCCCATAGATTATATTCTATTAAAATTCAAGTTCGAAGACTCCTGGCTTGTCATGGCTACTCTGAGACCGGAGACTATTTTCGGTGTAGTAAACGTGTGGGTTAACCCAGACGCGGATTATGTTAAAGCGGAGGTTAACGGCGAGAAATGGGTGATGAGTAAAGAAGCCGTTATAAAATTTATAGAACAGAAAAAAAGAGTTAAAGTTATTGAGGAGTTTAAAGGTGTAAAACTCCTAGGAAAATACTGCATAGTGCCCTTAACTAATAGAAGGGTTCCAATCCTACCCGCGTATTTCGTGGATCCTAACAACGCCAGCGGGGTTGTGATGAGTGTGCCAAGCCACGCCCCCTACGACTGGCTTGGTTTACTTGATTTAAAAAATAATCCTAGTCTACTCGAAAAATACGGTTTGAATAGTAAAATATTAGAGGGTATTAAGCCGATTTCATTAATTAAAACACCAGGTTTAGGCGAACATCCTGCGGTGGATATAGTAGCTGAAATGAAGATTAAAGACCAGAAAGATCCTAAAGCTGAAGAGGCTACTAAAATAATTTATAAAAAAGAGTTTCATCAAGGAGTGCTAAGAGAGAACACAGGCAAGTACAGTGGGATACCGGTTAGAGATATTAAAGAGAAGCTGACAGCGGATTTAATCAATAATAATATAGCTGATATAATGTGGGAGACCGCGGACAGAGTGATCTGTCGTTGTAACACTCCTTGCATAGTGAAAATACTAGAAGACCAATGGTTTTTAACTTATTCAGATCCTGAATGGAAGAAAATAGCTCACGAAGTTTTAGATAACGCAATCGTTCTCCCAGCTGAAGCTAAAACATCTTTCGAGTATACAATCGACTGGCTTACAGATAAAGCATGCGCTAGGAGAACAGGTTTAGGAACTAAGCTCCCCTGGGATAAAGAGTGGATTGTAGAAACACTATCAGACTCAACAATTTACATGGCTTTTTACACTATAGCTAAATATATTAACGATGGAAGGATTAAAGCTGAATACCTAACCAGAGAGTTCTTTGACTACGTTTTCTTAAGTAAAGGCGATCCTGATAAACTATCGGAGACGTTAAAGTTAGATAAAGAGATCATAGAGGAAGTGAAAAAAGAGTTCGAATACTGGTACCCTGTAGATCTACGTAACTCCGCTAAAGAACTAGTTTACAATCATTTTACATTCTTCCTATTTCATCATGGAGCCATCTTTCCTAAGAAGCATTGGCCTAGAATACTCGGCGTTAACGGTATGATCAATATAGAAGGTCAGAAAATGTCTAAGTCTAAAGGAATATTTATATCAATAAATGACGCGGTTACCAAGTTCGGTGCGGATCCAACGCGGCTAGAGTTAGCGTATGCTTCGGAGGGCTTAGCTGATGCGGATTGGAGGACAGCTGACGTAATAGGGCTTAGAAATAAAATAATATCCGTATTTCACATGCTGAAGAATATAGACGATAATTTAGATGAGAGAGTAGAATTAGTTGATAAATGGTTAGAGAGCAGGGTTAACTTAGCTATTAAAAAAACCACAGAACATTATGAGAGGTTGGAGAATAGATCCGCTATACAGGAGGCTTTCTTCAATTTACAAAATGATTTAAAATGGTATCTTAGAAGAAAAATTAAACCGTCAAGCGTTTTCAGAAAAGCAGCTGAGGTTATGGTTAAACTCGTAGCTCCAGTCATCCCGCATTTCTCTGAAGAATTATGGTCTTGTTGGGGTAAAACAGGGTTTATCTCCCTTGAAAAATGGCCTGAATGCGAGGAAGATAAAATAAACGAAGAGTACAATGTTTGGGAGGAGTACCTTCAAACACTTTTAGCGGATATCAGAGAAATAATTAAAGTGAATAAACTCAGTAATCCAACTAAAATAAAATTCTTTATAGCCCATCAATGGAAATATGAGATTTACAGTGAGGCACAGAAAAAACCAGCTAACTTATTTGAAACTATTATGAAACAAGAGAAGTATAGAAAATATGGGAAAGATGTGGTAAACTACTTAAAAAAATTGCAGAGAACTAGTATTATACAAGTTAAGATAGATCGTGAAAAAGAGATAGCTGTATTAAATGACGCGGCTTGGTTTATTAAAAAAGAACTAGGCGTTGAAACAGTGGAGATAATTTCCCAAAACGCTGAAGAGCACCCGAAGAGTAAAATAGCTGAACCCTTAAAACCGGGTATACTCATAGAGTAA